The region TGCGGCAAGGCGACGCTTCCGCTGCGGCGGATCCACATCACCTCGGCCCGGAAATCAGCCAGGTCCGAATGCTTGCCTGGGTTGCTTCGGTCAATGCGGGAGGCGCAACGGATTTGCCATCGCTGGCCGCACTCTTGCCGATCTTTCCAAATGTCGCCGGCTATGAAGCATTTCTGGCGGAGGTGACCTTGCATGGCTTGAGAACCGGACTGATGGTTGCGGATGAGGGCGAGGTCCTCGAATGCATTGATGATTGGATCGTTCCTGTCGCTGCCCTGTTTGATTATTTGGAAGGGCGATCCATGGACGACATTTCACAACTCACTTTGGTTTGCGAAAAGATGGCCGCGGCGCTTAAACCAAACGGATATATCCTCACTGCGCATGCTCACCTTCGCGGCGATGAGCCGGACCGCACCGGCTTTGATTGGTCCCGCCCCTTCGGCGTTGCGACAATCAAGCAAACATTCGAGAGCGTCCCTGGGTTGGCTCTGGAAAAGACGATTGAGACCGAGCTCTACGCAATACACCTTTTCCGAAAAGGCGAGGCCAAGAGAACATCTGTCTCCCGTGAAGAATACGGCCGCCCTCTTCAGCCCACCGTGGCGAAGTTTATCGTATGGGGGCCCGGAGGTATGGGACGAGCCGCAGCTTGGGAAACCGAGACTACGACCGAAATACCTGTTCTGATGTATCATCGTATCGCCGAGGAGGGCCCGGCCACCCTCCTTCGGTACCGCACAACCGCTGAAGATTTCCGCAAGCAATTGCAGTTCCTTCATCGTCAGGGGTTCTACGGGTTGAATTCAGTTCAGCTTGGCGCCCTTCTGAAAGACGGCAAGCCGGTACGAGGGCGGCCAGTTCTCGTTACCTTCGACGATGCTTACGCAGATTTTGCGACCGATGCCTACCCAATCCTCGAAGATAATGATTTTTCTGCCGATGTGTTCGTTGTAACGGCAAAGGTTGGCGGGCATTCGGATTGGGATCGGACCTACGGGGAACCGGCTAAGCTAATGGACTGGGATCAGATAAGGGCGCTACACTCAAAGGGCGTTTCTTTCGGCTCTCACTTGGCCACCCATAGACCGGCAAGCTCCCTAGGGGGGGACATGCTGGCGATAGAGGCCCTGGAATCCCGATGCATCCTCGAACGGAAACTGGGAGCAGCGGTAAATTCGATAGCTCTCCCTTACGGCATTGCGGACTTCCGAGTGCCCTCCACGCTGGAGAAATGCGGATACGAGATCGCGTTTACGACACGGCAGGCGAAGGTCTCCTTGCAAGACAACCGCCTAAGCCTTCCCCGCCTTGAAGTAAGGGGCGACCGGCCGTTGGCGGAATTCGCAACTCTCCTCGGGTTGGGAGGCGCGTTTGTCGGTTGAACCTGGTATTGTTCGGAACGGTCCTCTCGTTAGCGTCATCATTCCAGCGTACAACGCGGCAAGGACGCTCGAGGAGACCCTGATCAGCGTCCGGAATCAAACCTATCGCAATCTTGAGATCATTGTTGTCGATGATGGCTCGAAAGACAGTACATTCGAGTTGGCGCAAAAGCATGCCAAGGCTGATGCGCGCATCCTCATCCACCGGCGGGCCAATGGGGGCGTAGCCAAGGCGCGCAATGCCGGGATCGCTCTGGCGAAGGGACAATATATCGCCCCCGTCGATGCAGATGACCTTTGGGATCATTGCAAGATCGAGCGCCAGGTGCAGGTGATGCTGCAAATGGCGGAAGGCCATGGCGTCGTTTATAACTGGTATGCGGCAATTGACGAGGACAGCATTGTCGTTGGCTATTCCGGCCCAAATTTCTCTAGAGGACAGGTTTTTGAAGAACTGCTAAGGCATAATTTCATCGGAAATGGCAGCACGCCGCTAATGCCCCGTGTCGATTTAATCGCCTGCGGCGGTTATGACCCCTCTTTGCGCGAGCGCGGGGCGGAGGGTTGCGAGGACCTGAAGCTATATCTCGCTCTGGCGGAACGGCTGCCTTTCGAGCTGGTGCCCGACTATCTGACCGGCTACCGCTTTAGCAACGGCAACTTGTCCAGCAATGCCTGTAGCATGGTGCGGTCATACGACATGGTCGTATCGCCTATTCGGGCGCGCAGGCCGGAACTTGCATCGCTCATCGACGAGGCGAGCTTTTTTACAGCCCGCTGGTACTTCCAAATAGCATTCCGGGCTCGAGATCATAAGCAGATCACGAAGCTGGTCCCGCTCATGGTTGCCAACCACCCGGCTCGTTTAGCAAAGCATGGGATCCGCGTCGGCTGGCGCAGTCTGAAGGCGATTGGCCGATGCGTCTTCCGGCAAAAACTGGTAAGCCAGACCGCATTTCCGACTCCTGAAATGGGCATCCCGTATTCTTCAAGCCGCGAAATGAGTCCTGATGCCATCAAATCTAACTCTGGTTCTCAACCGGGGCTTTGGCGAAGATGAGCAAAGCGGATGCACTGACGTTTGGGAGAGATGGCAAGCGCCGCCATCGCGTAGTCTTCGGGATAGTGCACCAGCTGCGTGAGTTTATTCCGTCCCTTTATCTCGTTACCGGATTGATGGTGGCGACTGGTATCCTGTCTGGCCTTGCGGAGATGGTCGGAATTACCTTGCTCATCAGCCTCATATTCCTCATCGCCCAGGATGCCCCCACAGTTGATCAGCCCCTAGCTTGGCTACCTAGGATAATTAGCGATTTCGATGTTAGCCTGCCAAAGGGGGTCGTCATCGGCATTCTCGCGGGAGCCATCGTATTGCGGCTGCTGCTGGGCCTTGCGAATGGCCTGATCGGAAGTTTCGTCGCCCACCACATCAGCGAGCGAATTCGTGGAAAACTCTACGATAAAATACTGGATCTGGCGTTCCAGGACATTGGCCGGCATGACAGGGGCGAGCTGATTACGATCCTTTCCACCGAGTCCTACACCGTCGCCGGCGCCCATGCGAGCCTGGTTCGCCTCGGCGTGAATATAGGTACAATCGTGATATTCGGCATCGGCATGCTGGGCATTGCCTGGCCAATTGCCCTGGTCGGCCTCGCCTTCGGGGTCGTTCACAATGCGACGATGAGGCTGTTCGCCACTTCCTACAGGCGGCTGGGCAAGGCCCTCAGTGGCTCCCTCGAGGACCTGACCCAACTGAGCTGGACCACGCTACTAACGCTGAAGGCCGTTCGAAGTTTTGGCCTTGAGGACAAGCAGCGTTCTCTGTTCGCCAACCTGTCGCATGAGGTTGCACGAAAGTTGAGACGGTCGGAGCAACTGGGTGCGATTACGTCCATTCTCAGCGAAGCTCTCATTTTCGGCGTTCTCCTGGGCATTATGCTCTTTTCCAGTTTCCTCGCGGTGGATTTTCCCGCCGCCCTTTCGGCCACAGTGCTCCTCTATCGCCTTCAGCCGCATATCAACGAGCTCGACCAACAAATCCTGCACCTTCATGAGATGGAAACTCCGCTTCAGCGTGTTTTCACTCTGCTGGCACAGCCGGGCGAACGGCATTTGAACACGAGGGGTTTTCCCTCGCGCGGGGTGGAGCGCGCGATAGAGTTCAAGAACGTGACCTTCCGCTACCCCGACACCCCACGCCCCGCGATTGAGAGCATCAGCTTCTTCATCAAGTCTGGTGAAAAAACCGCGCTTGTCGGGCCGAGCGGCGCTGGCAAAACGACCATCATGAATTTGATCCTTCGCCTGGCTGAGCCCACCTCAGGAAGCATTGTCGTCGACGGTACGAGTCTCCAGAACATCCAACGCAGCAGCTGGCTTCAGCAGTTGGCAATTGCGGGGCAGGATGTGGAGCTGATGGAGGGAACCGTTCGCGAGAACATCCTTTTCTACAGGGACTTCCCCGATGAGGATGTGCGATGGGCTGCGGAGCTGGCGGGCGCCGCTGAATTCATCGATGAACTCTCTTACGGCTATGAGGAATGGCTGGGTGACGAAGCGGTCAAACTGTCTGTTGGCCAGAGGCAACGTATTGGCCTTGCCCGCGCCCTGGTCGGGCGCAAGAATACACTCTTTCTGGATGAAGCCACGAACGCGCTGGATGAAGAAACAGAGATGCGCGTGCTCACCCGCATCCTGGATGAATACAAAGAGAAGACTGTGGTCGTCATCAGCCATCGCCAAAAGGTTGCCGCGCTGATGACAAACAGGATCAATCTCGGTGGCCATCCCGGTTGAGTGTATCCGGTGAGGACGTCGCCCTACTCTGCTTCGAGGTCAAGTGGCGGCGAGCGCGTGATTGCTTATTTCGATGTGAAATCGTCCGCGATATGGCGTAGCTTGGCCACGCCTGACATCGCGCTTAGTCATTTCCACGCCTTGCTGGTGGGAACATATTTCGCGACATCCTCTCGATCCGCCTTTTTCCCGTGGCCGTATGCTGATGAGCGCGGACACAGGAACTGTCGATCATGACGACGGCGCCCTCGAGGGCCTTTGCAATCGGGCGCGAGACAGATCCCAAACAACCAAACACCCGCCTTCCTCCATCGTACAAAACCGTTGTGGAATTGCTGTAAAGTCCATATCGCTCCGGCACGTCCGCCCAAGGTGAACCAGTGCGGAACCGCCGCAAAACGCCGTTGATCACCCGTCGGTCATCGACCCGCGGCACGCCGCGGCTCTTGTTCGGCAACAGGGGCTGAATAATCGCCCACGACGACGGGTCACGCGAGGCCTCCAAATAAAAGCCTCATTGAATCACCATCTTACCATGCAAGAAACGCGGTTTATGAGTTTGCGCCCTTAGTGAGGGTCATGAAATGGGTGAAGACCACAACCTTGATAATATCCGCGTGGCCGTGGTAATTCCTGCATACAATGCCGAACTTTATATTAGCGAGACCCTGAAAAGCGTCGCGGAGCAAACGCACCAGAATCTAGAAATCATGATCGTTGATGACGGATCGACCGACAGCACACCCACAATTTGTCGTGCTTTCACCGCCTCGGATGGACGTGTAAAGGTTATATCAACTTCAAACCACGGCGTTGCCGCTGCAAGAAATCGGGGCATCAAAGAGACAAGCGCTGAGTATATCGCATTTCTCGATGCAGACGATATTTGGCATCCCACTTATATCGACCGGCAATTGAGCGCCCTACATGAACTACCGCCGGAATGGGGGGCCGTTTACGCCCTTTACCGTCTGATTGATGCTCATGGACGATGCTTCGGCTCTGGTCCCGCTGTCCATGCCCGTGGGTATATTTTTGCACGCCACTTGGCTTTTAAATTCGTTGGCAACGGAAGCGGTCTTATGGTTCGCCGGCGAGTCATCGAAAAAATAGGCGGATACGATCCTTCCTATGCAGCGCAAAATCTTGAGGGTTGTGAAGACTTTGACCTGGAGATCAGGATCGCCCGGCACTTCAACGTAGAGGTAGTTCCTCTAGGTCTGGTCGGTTACCGCATCCATGCCGGTAGCATGTCGTCCAACCGGGAAAGAATGGCGAAGGCCGCGATCGAAGTCACCAGGAGATGCATCGCACGAACCGGACCGTTGCCTGATATCGTCGTGCGCAATGCACTGCTCTCAGCCCATGTCTATGCCATCTTCAATTTTCTCGAGGCCCGAAAACTCGTGCCCCTTCTGAAGTCCTTAGCGGCCATACTAGGATGCGACGCTTTGCTTGGTTCTGCTATCCTTTTCATCCTGATCCGCAGACCGATAGGCAAAGCGAAGCGTGCCCTTAAACGCCTATGGAAATATACTACGCGCGATGCGGAGCCGCCCGCAAAGCGGTTTCTAGATATCCCCCTGGATGCGCCGTTGTACGATGCTCCTTCAGTTTTCAGAACACCACGTAGGATGGTCCTTCTGGAGAAGGCGGATCATGAATTCCCGCAGACCTTGCACTAGCGTCGGTCTATTTTGCTCCATTAAGATTGCCGCGGTCGACTGCACTCGGGAAGACCGGACCCCCTCGGTGCGGGATGAGAAGGCTGTTCAATTTTCCGCGTTACTTGCGCGCTTCTAATGCCGATTTTGCGGCCGCTTTCAATATGGCGAGCTATGTCACTTTGCGCGGACTAGGATGCATTGATTCCAGCCGTTGCACTATCGCGTTGATATCGCGCCCATACATGTTTGACTTGGCTTTCGCTGAATCCGGCGAGTTTCCGAGTTCTAGCGGGCGCGACGGGCGGAATCGCGCTGATCAATACGATCGGCAATATCGCCGGTTTCGCCACTCCGTACATCACTGGCGTGGTTAAGGACGCGACCGGGTTCTACGAGCTTCCGATGTTTGTCGCTGGGGGATCGATGCTCGTCTCCGCGCTGCTCGCCTTTTCTATCGGCGCAAAGGTGAAGGACCCTGCGATCTGCGCTTGATAAGGCGCATTCGGCTCGATCCCCGGGCGGCCATGCGGCCGGCCGGGGACGCGAATTATGCGTTGAGCGATCTCGCGAACGGCATGACGCGGATGCGCTTGCCGAGCGCCCTGTAGGCGGCATTGGCAACTGCAGGGCCGATGGGCGGAACGCCGGGCTCGCCGATGCCGGAAGGCGGGTTGGCAGAGGCGACGATGTGAACCTCGACCTTCGGCATCGCATCGATCCTCAGCGGCGTATACATGTCGAAGTTGCCCTGATCGACCCGGCCGTCGGTGAGCGTGATTTCTTCGGCGAGTATCGCGCTCAGCCCGAAGCCGATCCCGCCCTCTACCTGGGCGCGGACCTGGTCCGGGTTGATCGCCAGACCGCAATCCACCGCAGCGACGACGCGTTCGACCCTGATCTGGCCATTCCCGTCGGTCGAAATCTCGGCGATCTGCGCCACCACAGAGCCGAAGCTCTCGGCGATGGCGACACCCCGGAACCGGCCTTCGGGCAGCGGCTTTTTCCACTCTGCCTTTTCTGCCGCGAGCTTGAGGACGGTTGCGTGGCGGGATTCCGGCTCGAGCATGGAGAGACGAAATTCTATCGGATCTCGTCCTGCCGCCTCCGCAACTTCATCCATGAAGACTTCGGCTGCAAAGGCCGTGTGCGTCGAGCCGACCGAGCGCCACCATAGAACGGGAACGCCCACCTCCGTGGACGTCAGGCCGACCGTCTGGTTTGGAATGGCATAGGGCAGGTTGTTTGCCCCCTCGACGGAGGTCGGGTCGACCCCATTCTTGACCATTCCTTCCCATGCAGTCTTCGCCATGATGGACTGGCCGACCACGTGATTGCTCCACGCCACAAGCTTGCCGTTCTCGTCGATGCCGGCCTTGAGACTATGCGCATAGGCCGGGCGATAGCGGCCCGCGCGCATGTCGTCCTCCCGCGTCCACTGCACCTTGACCGGCGCGCGGAAATTGATCGCCCGCGCCGCGTGCACCGCCTCGACGACGACATCGCCGTCGAAGACGGCCCGCCGGCCAAAGCTGCCACCGGTTTTCATCACGTGCAGGCGCACCTTTTCCGGGGTCACGCCGGCGGCCTCGCCGGCGAGCATCTGGTATACGTCCGGGAGTTGATGCCCGCCCCAGACCTCGAGCGTGCCGTCGTCGTTCATGCGGGCGACTGCGTTCAGCGGTTCCATGGCGGCATGCGCCAGATAAGGGAACTCGAACCCTGCCTCGATGACCTTTGCAGAGCTTGCGAAGGCAGCCTCGGCGTCACCGTCGTTGCGCGCGACCGCGGCCGGGGTTTTCTTTGCAAGATCGCGATACATGGACATCAACTGAGGCGTTCCGCGCTTTTCCGCCGCCGCCTCGTCCCACTCGACGGTGACCGCTTCGCGCCCCTTGGTCGCTGCCCACATATGCTCGCCTATCACGGCGATGCCGCGCGGCGTTTCGACCACGTCGACGACGCCCTTGACGGCGCGTGCCGCCGAGGCATCGAAGGATTTCGCCTTCGCACCGAACAGGGGTGGATGGATCATCACCGCCGTCAGCATGCCGGGAAGTTTGACATCGATCGTGTATTGCTCGGTCCCGTTCGCCTTGCGGGCGCTGTCGAAACGCTTCAGCCCGGCATTACCAATTAGCTTCCAGTCGCCGGGCTGCTTAAGCGCCACATCAGTCGGTACCGGCATCGCCGCCGCCTTGGCGGCAAAATCGCCGAAGCCGCCGCTCTTGCCGGAAGGATGGGCGAGAATGCCGCTCTCCACGGTGATCTCCGCCGCATCGACGCCCCATTCGGACGCAGCAGCGGCGACAAGCATGGCGCGGGCCGCAGCGCCCGCCTTGCGATAACGTTCCCATGAGGTCGCCATGGAGGTCGAGCCTCCGGTTCCCTGCATGGTGCCGCCGAAGGCGATGTTGCCGTAGGCCTTGATATTGCCAGCGGCCCCCTTCACGTCGATCGCCGACCAGTCCGCGTCGAGTTCTTCTGCCACCAAAGTGGCGACACCGTTATAGGAACCCTGGCCCATCTCGAACTGTGACGAGAGGATGGTCACTTTTCCGTCGCCGTCGATCGTAAGGTAGGGCGAAAAGGAATGCTCGCCCTTCGCCGCCGTTGTCTCGGTGGCGGACGCCGGCGATGCGGACAGGAGGTGAAAGCCGACTGCTATTCCGGTGCCGGCGGCGAGCGCTCCGAGCAGGAACTGCCGCCGGGACGCCTGGACCCGTGTGGCGGGAAGGGCAATCGATTGCATCAGTTTGGGGATCATGACTTAGGCCTCCAGGCGCTTAGCGGCTTCGTGAATGCCGGCACGGATTCGCTGATAGGTGGCGCAACGACAGAGATTGCCGGACATCGCCGTGTCGATATCCGCGTCGCTGGGCTTCGGATTGTTCGTCAAGAGGTCTGTCGCCGACATGATCTGTCCCGACTGACAGTAGCCGCACTGAGGGACGTCAAGATCGGCCCAGACGGCCTGGACCGTTTCCGCGACCTCGCCTTTCAGCCCCTCGACGGTGGTCACCTGTGCGCCCTCAATGTCGCCGACAAGGGTCTGACAGGACCGTACCGGCGCGCCGTCGACATAAACGGTGCAGGCGCCGCACTGCGCCATGCCGCAGCCGAACTTCGTACCGGTCAGTCCGACAAGATCGCGGATCACCCAAAGAAGCGGCATATCCGCCTCGGCTTCGACCGCATGTTCGACGCCGTTGATCGTAACAGTTACCATGATGCTCTCCTCGCGTTTGAGGCGCGTGGTGTCGGATGCGCGTTCCGGACATGCCGCTTCACGCGCCGCAGCCATTCGCCAGACTGCGACCGCAGCTTAGAAGACCATTCGGCAGCCCGGTAGATTCAATCCTGTCGGATTATTGCCTATTCCTGTCGATATGACGCGATTGTGAACATCGCAGAGTCGTGACGGCCGCCCGACTGCCGCTTTCCTGTGTTCGGCAGCGCCGGCGCTAACCCACGGAATCACGCCTCGTCGTATCGTTGGAATTCAAGATTTCCCTGATGTCGCGCACCGGTGGATGGCCGAACGCGCGTCGATATTCCCGGCTGAACTGTGTCGGGCTCTCGTAGCCGACGCGCAGCGCGGCCGTTGCCGCGTCGAGCGACTCCGAAAGCATCAGTTCCCGTGCGTGATGCAGCCGCAAGTGCTTTTGGAACTGCAGCGGGCTCATCGCGGTCATCGCGCGGAAATGGTGGTGCAGCGTCGATACCCCCATATTCGCGACCTCCGCCAGTTCTTCGACGCGTAGCGGCCGGGCATAGTTTTCCTTCAGCCAGGCGACCGCCTTTGCTACCCGGTTGCTGTTCGTGCCAGCGAGTGCGAAGCGCCGCAGCCGTGCGCCTTGCTCGCCGGTAAGCAGTCGATAGAGGATCTCATTCTGGATATGATTGGCCAGAAACGGGATGTCCGCCGGCGAGTCCGTAAGGGAAATCAGTCGCAAAAGCGCGTCGAACAGTTCCGGCTTGGCGGCGCCGACAACGACGCCAAGGTCGCGCTCGGACAGATCGGTCTGGTGTATATCGTTATCGGCGATGATTCGCCGCAGTTTCTCCAGGTCGAGGCGCAGCATCGCAGCCACGTAAGGCTCGCGCTCGCTCGCCTCGCAGATCTGGCCGGTCATGGGCAGGCCGATCGCGGTCAGGAAGAAGCAGGACTCATCGTAGATGAGCGTCTCGTTGCCGACATGGACACGCTTGCTTCCCTTGATGATCAGCGACAGGCTCGGTTCATAGACAGCGGAAAAGGGGCCGGCCGGCTCGACTACGCGATAGAGCGAAAGCCCCGGAATGGCGTGCCCGAACCGGAGGCCGTCCCACGGCAGTTGCGAGAGTTTATCGAGAATTCGTGCGCGAAGGGATGCAGTCTCCTCGATCAGGTCCCGTCGCTGGAACATGGTTTCTCTCATTTCCAATCCTCTTGGCCGTCCTCTGTTCGGATGCGAAGTTCTTATCACATTTTTTTGATGTTGACAGGATCAGGCAAGAGACCCTGGGCACCATGATTTCCGCCGTCCTTGAGTTCTGAGCCAGTTTCGGTACGCGCTAGCCCGGGATTGCGCCGCCGCTGTTTTCCTCCCGCTCCTCCCCAGTGACCGTTCTGCTGTTATGCTCATTGACTCATCATACCAGTTCGGCTATCCGTGGCTCAACGATATCTGAAGGAGACGCGAATGACTTCGATTGCCCTGTTCGGCGCCGGCGGAAAAATGGGCTGCCGCCTGGCCAAGAACCTCAAAGGCTCGCGTTTCGATGTGCGCCACGTGGAGGTGAGCGAGGCCGGCAAGGCTCGCCTTGCACACGAGCTTGGGCTAGCGACCGTCTCGGCCGAGAAGGCGCTCGACGGCGCGGATGTGGTCATCCTCGCCGTGCCGGACACAGTCATCGGCAAGGTCGCGGCGGCGATCGCCGACAGGCTGAAGGCGGGCACGATAGTCATGGTTCTCGACGCCGCGGCCCCCTTTGCCGGTCATTTGCCGAGGCGCGACGATCTTACCTATTTCGTGACGCATCCCTGCCATCCGCCGATCTTTAACGACGAGACCGAGCCTGCCGCGCGCAAGGATCATTTCGGCGGCGTCGCTGCCAAGCAGCACATCGTTTCCGCGCTGATGCAAGGGCCGGAGGCGGATTACGCCAGGGGCGAGGAGATCGCCAAGATCATCTGGGCTCCGGTCATGCGCTCGCACCGGGTCACCGTCGAGCAGATGGCTCTGCTCGAGCCTGGTCTGTCGGAAACGGTCTGCGCATCGCTGCTCGTCGTCATGCGTGAGGCGATGGACGAGTGCGTTGCTCGCGGCG is a window of Sinorhizobium numidicum DNA encoding:
- a CDS encoding xanthine dehydrogenase family protein molybdopterin-binding subunit, with the protein product MIPKLMQSIALPATRVQASRRQFLLGALAAGTGIAVGFHLLSASPASATETTAAKGEHSFSPYLTIDGDGKVTILSSQFEMGQGSYNGVATLVAEELDADWSAIDVKGAAGNIKAYGNIAFGGTMQGTGGSTSMATSWERYRKAGAAARAMLVAAAASEWGVDAAEITVESGILAHPSGKSGGFGDFAAKAAAMPVPTDVALKQPGDWKLIGNAGLKRFDSARKANGTEQYTIDVKLPGMLTAVMIHPPLFGAKAKSFDASAARAVKGVVDVVETPRGIAVIGEHMWAATKGREAVTVEWDEAAAEKRGTPQLMSMYRDLAKKTPAAVARNDGDAEAAFASSAKVIEAGFEFPYLAHAAMEPLNAVARMNDDGTLEVWGGHQLPDVYQMLAGEAAGVTPEKVRLHVMKTGGSFGRRAVFDGDVVVEAVHAARAINFRAPVKVQWTREDDMRAGRYRPAYAHSLKAGIDENGKLVAWSNHVVGQSIMAKTAWEGMVKNGVDPTSVEGANNLPYAIPNQTVGLTSTEVGVPVLWWRSVGSTHTAFAAEVFMDEVAEAAGRDPIEFRLSMLEPESRHATVLKLAAEKAEWKKPLPEGRFRGVAIAESFGSVVAQIAEISTDGNGQIRVERVVAAVDCGLAINPDQVRAQVEGGIGFGLSAILAEEITLTDGRVDQGNFDMYTPLRIDAMPKVEVHIVASANPPSGIGEPGVPPIGPAVANAAYRALGKRIRVMPFARSLNA
- a CDS encoding phosphogluconate dehydrogenase C-terminal domain-containing protein, producing MTSIALFGAGGKMGCRLAKNLKGSRFDVRHVEVSEAGKARLAHELGLATVSAEKALDGADVVILAVPDTVIGKVAAAIADRLKAGTIVMVLDAAAPFAGHLPRRDDLTYFVTHPCHPPIFNDETEPAARKDHFGGVAAKQHIVSALMQGPEADYARGEEIAKIIWAPVMRSHRVTVEQMALLEPGLSETVCASLLVVMREAMDECVARGVPKEAARDFLLGHMNVLGAVIFDEVEGVFSDACNKAIEFGKPMLMRDDWKRVFEPQEITDSIRRIT
- a CDS encoding (2Fe-2S)-binding protein, whose translation is MVTVTINGVEHAVEAEADMPLLWVIRDLVGLTGTKFGCGMAQCGACTVYVDGAPVRSCQTLVGDIEGAQVTTVEGLKGEVAETVQAVWADLDVPQCGYCQSGQIMSATDLLTNNPKPSDADIDTAMSGNLCRCATYQRIRAGIHEAAKRLEA
- a CDS encoding AraC family transcriptional regulator; this encodes MRETMFQRRDLIEETASLRARILDKLSQLPWDGLRFGHAIPGLSLYRVVEPAGPFSAVYEPSLSLIIKGSKRVHVGNETLIYDESCFFLTAIGLPMTGQICEASEREPYVAAMLRLDLEKLRRIIADNDIHQTDLSERDLGVVVGAAKPELFDALLRLISLTDSPADIPFLANHIQNEILYRLLTGEQGARLRRFALAGTNSNRVAKAVAWLKENYARPLRVEELAEVANMGVSTLHHHFRAMTAMSPLQFQKHLRLHHARELMLSESLDAATAALRVGYESPTQFSREYRRAFGHPPVRDIREILNSNDTTRRDSVG
- a CDS encoding glycosyltransferase family 2 protein, producing the protein MSVEPGIVRNGPLVSVIIPAYNAARTLEETLISVRNQTYRNLEIIVVDDGSKDSTFELAQKHAKADARILIHRRANGGVAKARNAGIALAKGQYIAPVDADDLWDHCKIERQVQVMLQMAEGHGVVYNWYAAIDEDSIVVGYSGPNFSRGQVFEELLRHNFIGNGSTPLMPRVDLIACGGYDPSLRERGAEGCEDLKLYLALAERLPFELVPDYLTGYRFSNGNLSSNACSMVRSYDMVVSPIRARRPELASLIDEASFFTARWYFQIAFRARDHKQITKLVPLMVANHPARLAKHGIRVGWRSLKAIGRCVFRQKLVSQTAFPTPEMGIPYSSSREMSPDAIKSNSGSQPGLWRR
- a CDS encoding glycosyltransferase family 2 protein, whose translation is MGEDHNLDNIRVAVVIPAYNAELYISETLKSVAEQTHQNLEIMIVDDGSTDSTPTICRAFTASDGRVKVISTSNHGVAAARNRGIKETSAEYIAFLDADDIWHPTYIDRQLSALHELPPEWGAVYALYRLIDAHGRCFGSGPAVHARGYIFARHLAFKFVGNGSGLMVRRRVIEKIGGYDPSYAAQNLEGCEDFDLEIRIARHFNVEVVPLGLVGYRIHAGSMSSNRERMAKAAIEVTRRCIARTGPLPDIVVRNALLSAHVYAIFNFLEARKLVPLLKSLAAILGCDALLGSAILFILIRRPIGKAKRALKRLWKYTTRDAEPPAKRFLDIPLDAPLYDAPSVFRTPRRMVLLEKADHEFPQTLH
- a CDS encoding ABC transporter ATP-binding protein; protein product: MSKADALTFGRDGKRRHRVVFGIVHQLREFIPSLYLVTGLMVATGILSGLAEMVGITLLISLIFLIAQDAPTVDQPLAWLPRIISDFDVSLPKGVVIGILAGAIVLRLLLGLANGLIGSFVAHHISERIRGKLYDKILDLAFQDIGRHDRGELITILSTESYTVAGAHASLVRLGVNIGTIVIFGIGMLGIAWPIALVGLAFGVVHNATMRLFATSYRRLGKALSGSLEDLTQLSWTTLLTLKAVRSFGLEDKQRSLFANLSHEVARKLRRSEQLGAITSILSEALIFGVLLGIMLFSSFLAVDFPAALSATVLLYRLQPHINELDQQILHLHEMETPLQRVFTLLAQPGERHLNTRGFPSRGVERAIEFKNVTFRYPDTPRPAIESISFFIKSGEKTALVGPSGAGKTTIMNLILRLAEPTSGSIVVDGTSLQNIQRSSWLQQLAIAGQDVELMEGTVRENILFYRDFPDEDVRWAAELAGAAEFIDELSYGYEEWLGDEAVKLSVGQRQRIGLARALVGRKNTLFLDEATNALDEETEMRVLTRILDEYKEKTVVVISHRQKVAALMTNRINLGGHPG